The segment CGGTTAATTTAGCGTCGTTTAAAGAATCCGGAGCGATAGAGTACAGCAGCGATATTTTGTTAGGGCTTCAGCTTGCGGGAATGGACGAACTAAATCAAAGCGATAACAAGCGAACGGAAACGACAAAAATGATAGAAGAAAAGAAGTCTGCCGACCCGCGCAGGGCGCAGCTTAAAATATTGAAAAACCGCACCGGAAAAGTAGGCGCAAGTCTTTATTATGACTATTACCCGATGTTTAATACGTTCAAAGAAAGTAAAGAACCAAAGGCAGGAACAGATTGGAACGATGATAGGAGACCAACTATGAAAAGTCAAGTGATTTTTGAGAAAAATATCAATGTAAATTTTGGTAATTGCTTGTGAGAATAAAAAGGCGCGACAAAAAGACCGTCTATTTGCGAATTTTTTTGACAGTCGGGGTTCCGCGACTGCGGACGCGGGAGTTTATCGCATTGGTTTTCCAAAGTGATGAAAAAGAAAACGGCGCGGGTATTCACGTTCCCACACCGTCATCACTTTTCTAAAACCTTGTAAGCCGCTCAGGTCGCACTCCTGCGTCGCCTTATCCTGCCAACAAGTAAAAGCAATTATAGTATGGGAAGAACGATTAGGGTTTATTCAAAATCACGGCAAATCAAATGCCATATTATTTTTGAGCATCGCAAAAATCACGCGGGTGAGTTTCCCCGCAACATGACCGAGAGCTTTGTAATGACGCTTTTTTTCGGAAAGTTTCAAATTGTAATATTCGCCGAAAGTGGCGTTATTCATTGAAACATTCCAGGCAGCATTAACGAGTGCGTATCGCAAGAACGCCGAACCGCGCTTTGACATTTTTGTACTCGCGGCGCGAAAGTTTCCCGATTGCTTTGTCGCCGGGTCAAGTCCGGCAAACGCGATGAGTTGGTCTGGGCGGCGGAAACGGGAAATATCACCGATTTCAGAAAAAATCATTGCGCCGTCAATAACACCGATTCCGGGTATAGTTTTGAGTACGGTATCAATGTTATCCCATAACTCTGCTAAATGCTTTTTGGTGTCGTCAATTTGGGATTCAATCAGGCGGATTTGAGCGATTGTATAGGCGATTTGAAAACTTTTATCATTGTTAATATTGCCGATTGATTTCTTCGCCAATGCCTTCAATTCTTCCGCCTTGGCTCTGCCGAAATGCCCGTGAGAAGCCGATTTTAAGACATTTTCAAGTTTTGCCACATTGGTTTTCGCAATGACCGTAGGCGATGGAAATTCTGTTAAAACAGCGTAAGAACCCTTGCCGTGGACAGTGCTGAACAGCGTATGATATTCGGGAAAAACGACATCAAGATATGACACAAGCTGAGTTTTAAGCCGTGCGTTTTGCTTTTTGAGCGACTGGCGAAAGCGGCAAATACCGCGCAGTTCGAGTACGCT is part of the Chitinispirillales bacterium genome and harbors:
- a CDS encoding IS110 family transposase, coding for MKYVGVDVAKQSHYACVTSENNKILTPPFSFANNIDGYNLLLSKFRKFPKNDVVVGLESTGVYGENLIAFLSEQGYKIALINPIETSGMSRKRIRNAKTDKIDSKGICKYLFQEEYRLLESQELSVLELRGICRFRQSLKKQNARLKTQLVSYLDVVFPEYHTLFSTVHGKGSYAVLTEFPSPTVIAKTNVAKLENVLKSASHGHFGRAKAEELKALAKKSIGNINNDKSFQIAYTIAQIRLIESQIDDTKKHLAELWDNIDTVLKTIPGIGVIDGAMIFSEIGDISRFRRPDQLIAFAGLDPATKQSGNFRAASTKMSKRGSAFLRYALVNAAWNVSMNNATFGEYYNLKLSEKKRHYKALGHVAGKLTRVIFAMLKNNMAFDLP